A window from Bacillota bacterium encodes these proteins:
- a CDS encoding AbrB/MazE/SpoVT family DNA-binding domain-containing protein, translating into MKATGIVRKIDELGRIVLPIELRRTLDIQLHDPLEIFLREDAIVLRKYQVSCVFCGSHENLATFRRKTVCESCLKELAALESERMGA; encoded by the coding sequence GTGAAGGCGACGGGCATCGTCCGCAAGATCGACGAGCTGGGAAGGATCGTGCTGCCCATCGAGCTCCGGCGCACGCTGGACATCCAGCTCCACGACCCGTTGGAGATCTTCCTGCGCGAGGACGCCATCGTGCTCCGCAAGTACCAGGTCTCCTGCGTCTTCTGCGGTTCGCACGAGAACCTGGCCACCTTCCGGAGGAAGACCGTCTGCGAGAGCTGCCTCAAGGAGCTGGCGGCGCTGGAGAGCGAGCGCATGGGCGCCTGA
- a CDS encoding twin-arginine translocase TatA/TatE family subunit translates to MGKIGPMEIVIILVIALVVFGPKRLPELGQAIGRSIREFRQATQGLTHEVVETAQTVTEPVQELKSSILPASGEAAREGGAAGGGSAGGPSSPGR, encoded by the coding sequence GTGGGCAAAATCGGACCGATGGAGATCGTCATCATCCTGGTCATCGCGCTGGTGGTCTTCGGCCCCAAGCGGCTTCCGGAGCTGGGACAGGCCATCGGCCGCAGCATCCGGGAGTTCCGGCAGGCCACCCAGGGGCTGACCCACGAGGTGGTCGAGACCGCCCAGACCGTGACGGAGCCCGTCCAGGAGCTGAAGTCCAGCATCCTCCCCGCCTCCGGGGAAGCCGCCCGGGAGGGGGGCGCGGCCGGCGGCGGGAGCGCCGGCGGGCCCTCTTCGCCCGGCCGCTGA